Below is a window of Myxococcus guangdongensis DNA.
AGGAGCGTGGGTTGAAACATGGGGTTCCCTGCCGAGGCAGGCGGCCGACTCGGTCGCTCCTCGTGACCGCGAGGAGCGTGGGTTGAAACCTCGGCGGGGGCGGTGTACGAGCCGGTCCAGAAGTCGCTCCTCGTGACCGCGAGGAGCGTGGGTTGAAACAGGAAGTACGGTTTGGCGCGCAGGTCCGCCACGAGGTTGCTCCTCGTGACCGCGAGGAGCGTGGGTTGAAACTGACGCGCGCCGCGCAGAACCCGCGCATCGTCGTCGCTCCTCGTGACCGCGAGGAGCGTGGGTTGAAACAAAACTGCCGCGGCGGCGCTCACGCTGTCGAGTCGCTCCTCGTGACCGCGAGGAGCGTGGGTTGAAACTCGTGGACCTGGTCGAGGCCCTGATGGAGCGCAGTCGCTCCTCGTGACCGCGAGGAGCGTGGGTTGAAACTCGCGGGCGTTGTAGTCGGCGCCGTCGGCACGGGTCGCTCCTCGTGACCGCGAGGAGCGTGGGTTGAAACTCGATGACGGAGCCAAACAGCCCCGCTGCCATGTCGCTCCTCGTGACCGCGAGGAGCGTGGGTTGAAACGGCTCACCGGCGAAGGCGATGACGTCCGGGCTGTCGCTCCTCGTGACCGCGAGGAGCGTGGGTTGAAACGGTGGGCCTTCGCCGCGCCGCTGCTGACTGAGCAGTCGCTCCTCGTGACCGCGAGGAGCGTGGGTTGAAACACATCGCCGCTTCGGGTGATCATCACGTTGTTCGGTCGCTCCTCGTGACCGCGAGGAGCGTGGGTTGAAACCGCTCGCGAGCGAGAGCAGCGCCCTTCGCTCCAGTCGCTCCTCGTGACCGCGAGGAGCGTGGGTTGAAACGGCAACGGTACCCCTCGACTACACCCTCACCGTCGGTCGCTCCTCGTGACCGCGAGGAGCGTGGGTTGAAACGTGACCTATCAGGGGGTGCTGGGAGGCTCGGAGGTCGCTCCTCGTGACCGCGAGGAGCGTGGGTTGAAACCACTCACGCCCGAAGCGCGCCCCCAGGGGCCCGCCAGTCGCTCCTCGTGACGGTGAGGAGCGTGGGTTGAAACGAGGGAGTGCCCTTCGCCGAGCAGGAGGGGCACCTGTCGCTCCTCGTGACCGCGAGGAGCGTGGGTTGAAGCCCCGTCGGGGGCTGGCGCGTCATCGACATCGCGTCGTCGCTTCTCGTGACCGCGAAGGGCGTGGGTTGAAACGAGGCGGGTGATGAGCCGGGCCGGGCGTACTACGTCGCTCCTTGTGACCGCGAGGAGCGTGGGTTGAAACCGTTCCCAGGTAAGTCGCCGCGACGTAGTCGGGTCGCTCCGAGTGACTGCGAGGAGCGTGGGTTGAAACGTCTCCATCGTCATCCTCACGATGGTGAAGATGAGGCGCTCCGCGTGACAGCGAGGAGCGTGGGTTGAAACTCGTTGGCCGTAATCAGGCCACCGAAAATATGGTCGCTCCTCGTGACCGCGAGGAGCGTGGGTCGAAACTATTCGCGGGTGTTGGGGTAGCCCGTAATTCCGCCAGTCGCTTCTCGTGACCGCGAGGAGCGTGGGTTGAAACGACGAGTTGCAAAAGTACGGGACTCACCTCGCGCTGTCGCTCCTCGTGACTGCGAGGAGCGTGGGTTGAAACAAGGTGTACCTGCCCACGGGGCACCTCGCGCCGTCGCTCCTCGTGACCGCGAGGAGCGTGGGTTTAAACGGCATCTCGTCGACCAACGGCGTCAACGACTACGTCGCTCCTCGTGACCGCGAGGAGCGTGGGTTGAAACACGAGCACGCGCGTTGTGCCAGCCGCAACCCGGTCGCTCCTCGTGACCGCGAGGAGCGTGGGTTGAAACCCTGGGTGGCAGGTGGCATCGGATGGCCGGAGCGTGTCGCTCCTCGTGACCGCGAGGATCGTGGGTTGAAACCTCCATATCACTGTTCCGGCGTGACAGCGTGTCGAGAGTCGCTCCTCGTGACCGCTAGGCGCGTGGGTTGAAACGAGAAGGACGTTGGCTTCCAGATGGGCCAGATGGTCGCTCCTTGTGACCGCGAGGAGCGTGGGTTGAAATCACAACATTCTCATCCTCGAGGCTGAGCCGGTTGGGTCGCTCCTCGTGACCAGGAGGAGCGCGGGTTGAAACGCAGACGGCGCTATGCGAGTCGTAGCGAAGCGTCTGTCGTCGCTCGACGTGGCGGCGGGGAGCATAGGTTGAAACGGTGGTCATTGACACCTTTGGTGAACGCGATGTCGTCGCTCCTCGTGACCGCGAGGAGCGTGGGTTGAAATCAGCACGCTGGGCAGATGCACTGAACAAGAAGGTCGCTTTGGGCAACCGGGAGAAGCGTGGGTTGAAATGACGATGTCCTCAAGTCGCTCAATGGGCGCTAAACGCTCCTCGTGGCAGAGCGGCGCTTGATGCCAAGCCAGTTTCTGCGCGAGGGGTATGCAATACCCCAGGTGCTGCCCTCACCCGACGCGACGACAGACCGGAGTGATAGGCCTCGAGGTCTATGCCAAGACTTCGTGCCTTCTGGCTTTCGCTGATCGTCGTGTCCTGGATGGGCTGCTCGACCAACGGAAAGCCTCCCATGCAGCTGGCATGGGAGAGTGCTGAGGTGGAGTGCGAAGACCCTCGGGAGGACCGATGCGTCGTCCTTCTCTGCGCCGAGGATGCCTGCGGTTTCTTCCCCTGCGAGGACAGCCCACGGACTGTCGAACTGGCACGATTTCCACCCGCCAGACCGCCTGTGGCCGCCGCTGCTCCGGGTGGGGGACCTCGGAGGAATTGGGGTGGAGCCCAGAAGCTCCCTCGCGGTGCGCTCATGACGTTCCCCAACTGGAACGGGGCACCCGAACA
It encodes the following:
- the sitA6 gene encoding SitA6 family polymorphic toxin lipoprotein; this encodes MPRLRAFWLSLIVVSWMGCSTNGKPPMQLAWESAEVECEDPREDRCVVLLCAEDACGFFPCEDSPRTVELARFPPARPPVAAAAPGGGPRRNWGGAQKLPRGALMTFPNWNGAPEQLIPPSRQLSTGRWEKHHLFPQEEELRLWFEQRGAKIHDYTMPIPRDLHQRIHSTGGRGGPWNEAWREFKKNNPRAPPREIFKHAGELIYRFQLMGGPIQPYYAKPGA